Below is a genomic region from Marinicella rhabdoformis.
TTACTTTTTCAAAAATTTCATTACTCATGGTATTTCTCCGGTTAGCTATTTAATAATTTGTTTATTTTTCAGTATTTTTTGAACAACACACAGGCGTTCACGTCACCAAACCCAAAACTGGATTTGGCTAAAATTTGGGCGTCAATGGTTTTTGTTTCATGTACCACTGATCCCGCATAAGGTTCGATGTCTTGATGTAAATCTTTACAGTTTAATGAGCCATGGACAAAACCTTTGGCCAGTTGCAATACAGAAGCGACACACTCCATACCTCCTGCTGCACCCAAACCATGACCAATCATGCTTTTGGTGCTGTTAATCAATGGCAAATCACTGGCTTCACAGCCCAAAGCGGCTTGCCAATTTTTGATTTCATAAGGGTCAGCCATGGTGGCCGTCAAATGACCATTAATCAAGTCAACTTGTTCAGGCTTAATATCAGCACGTTTTAAGGCGGTTTTGATACAGCGCTGTACGCCAACTGGATTAGGGAATGTGATGCTGCCGCCATTTCTCTGGCCGCCACAATTCACATCAGCACCCAAAACTTCAGCATAAATTCGAGCACCTCGGGCTTGTGCGCTGCTCAATGATTCCAACATCAAAAAACCTGCGCCAGATCCAGGCACAAAACCCACTGCCGAAGCACTCATGGGTCGAGACGCACTTTCAGGGTCGTCATTGTACCCGCGTGCCAAAACACGCATGGCATCAAAGCCGGCCCAACTGTATTTGGATGCACCTTCTGTACCACCGACTAACACACGTTGGCTCAAGCCTTGCTTGATCATGTGGTAACCATTGGCTACTGCTTCTGTGCCCGTTGTACAGGCACTGGAATTGGTCGTTACTTGACCTCCTAAGCCGAGTAAGCCGCCGATATTCGCACTGGCTGAACTGGCCATGACTTGTTCCACTATGGTTGAGCCCAAACGCCTCACTTTTCCAGCGTCAGTTAATGGTACCAACTTTTCTCCAATGGTATCTAAACCACTGATGCCAGTTCCAATAATGGCAGCGGTGTTCCAATCTGTTTCTTCTCCAGGTTCTGGCAAGCCAGCGTCACGCCAACATTCTATAGCGGCTATAGCACCAAAAACCATCGCATCGTTCATCGCCAACAAAGACTCATCAGACAAGTAATTGTGTTTGATTTCATCGATGCCTTGAGGAATACCACCCACCTGACAAGCGAACTTAGCAGCAGCCAAATGTTCATGTTGTCTGATGCCAGAAACACCCTGTCGTAAAGCCTGTTCATAAGCTGTCAGACCATTGCCATTAGGAGCCACAACGCCCAAACCTGTAATGACCACTTTTTCCATTTTCATTTCACTCTCTTGATTCATCATATTCATTGCTATCAAACCTACTACTGAGCTTTCGCTACACCCATACCTGAAATCACACAACTGGTAACTAACTCACCTTGTTCATTGTGCATCTCCACTTCGGCTTTTAACTTCATGCGACGCCAAAATACCTTTTTGGCGGTGATGGTGACTGTTTCACCTGGCAAAACCGTACGAGAAAACTCAACCTCAGCATCACTGAATAAGGTCAACCATTGGTCCAATTGCGACGCTTCTAGTTTTAAAGACAAAAGATATAATCCGTAAGCCACCACACCCGTTTGCGCCATGGTTTCTAAAAGAATCACGCCGGGTGTGACCGGTTGACCTGGAAAATGCCCAGCATAAAAACTTTCGTCTTGTTTGTATGTATACCTGCCCACAATGTGCTCTTCATCCATGCTGATGATTTCATCTATGAACCTGAATGGCTTTTGTTGAGGCACCAAAGCCAAAACCTGTTCAGCAGTTAATGGTTTGATGACTTTGTTTTCATTGTTTACGTCTTCATTCATGTCTCCACTCATGACAACTTACCTCCCAATGCCTGATCACTTTCATGTGGGTAATTGGTGTATTGAATATTTTTGAAAATGCCGGCTTTGGCATCTTGTATGCTGTATATTTCTTGGTCATCAACAAACACCTTGGCCGAGCCTATAGCAATCGACGCGTCTTGCGCCGCCATGTTGGAAAATCGTTTGATTTCGACCTCATAGCGCACCACTTTGTTGTGCGGTCTGATTTGGCCGAAGAACTCGATGGCACCCGCACCCAAAGCACGGCCTGCGCCTTTGCCACCGCGAATGATGGCATAAAAGCCAATCAACTGCCACACGGCATCCACTCCCAAACAGCCCGGTTGCACAGGGTCTTGCCTGAAATGACATTGGAAAAACCAATCATCCAAAGAGATGTCTTGTTCGGCTACAATCCGTCCCCTTTTGCCTTTGTGGCTGATTTCAATGATGCGATCAAACATCAACATCGGTGGTGATGGTAACAGGCCACAACCTTCAATGGGCGCATCTTCAATCAAATCACCCCAAGAATAAGCCAACAGTTCTTGTTTGCTGAATGAGGTTCTTGCTAAAAAATCTTCATATTTGAGTTTCATTGTAATGCTCCATCACTTTTTTCTATGACCATACCGCCCCAGGTCAAACCCGCGCCGACAACA
It encodes:
- a CDS encoding beta-ketoacyl-[acyl-carrier-protein] synthase family protein yields the protein MNQESEMKMEKVVITGLGVVAPNGNGLTAYEQALRQGVSGIRQHEHLAAAKFACQVGGIPQGIDEIKHNYLSDESLLAMNDAMVFGAIAAIECWRDAGLPEPGEETDWNTAAIIGTGISGLDTIGEKLVPLTDAGKVRRLGSTIVEQVMASSASANIGGLLGLGGQVTTNSSACTTGTEAVANGYHMIKQGLSQRVLVGGTEGASKYSWAGFDAMRVLARGYNDDPESASRPMSASAVGFVPGSGAGFLMLESLSSAQARGARIYAEVLGADVNCGGQRNGGSITFPNPVGVQRCIKTALKRADIKPEQVDLINGHLTATMADPYEIKNWQAALGCEASDLPLINSTKSMIGHGLGAAGGMECVASVLQLAKGFVHGSLNCKDLHQDIEPYAGSVVHETKTIDAQILAKSSFGFGDVNACVLFKKY
- the fabA gene encoding bifunctional 3-hydroxydecanoyl-ACP dehydratase/trans-2-decenoyl-ACP isomerase, encoding MKLKYEDFLARTSFSKQELLAYSWGDLIEDAPIEGCGLLPSPPMLMFDRIIEISHKGKRGRIVAEQDISLDDWFFQCHFRQDPVQPGCLGVDAVWQLIGFYAIIRGGKGAGRALGAGAIEFFGQIRPHNKVVRYEVEIKRFSNMAAQDASIAIGSAKVFVDDQEIYSIQDAKAGIFKNIQYTNYPHESDQALGGKLS
- a CDS encoding 3-hydroxyacyl-ACP dehydratase FabZ family protein, with amino-acid sequence MSGDMNEDVNNENKVIKPLTAEQVLALVPQQKPFRFIDEIISMDEEHIVGRYTYKQDESFYAGHFPGQPVTPGVILLETMAQTGVVAYGLYLLSLKLEASQLDQWLTLFSDAEVEFSRTVLPGETVTITAKKVFWRRMKLKAEVEMHNEQGELVTSCVISGMGVAKAQ